The proteins below are encoded in one region of Streptomyces sp. NBC_00490:
- a CDS encoding DUF5994 family protein translates to MTTALQPPLPSLPVLRLRLAPRGGMPRPIDGAWWPRSYDLLAELPQLLAGLPRAWGHITSATVNGTTWSAVPGRMLVFNQVVRLRRSLTASAPHTIVLLAPGRGRWDLLVVPPDTPEAAAEPLMAAAVVDQV, encoded by the coding sequence ATGACCACAGCACTGCAGCCCCCGCTGCCCTCCCTTCCCGTCCTGCGCCTGCGCCTGGCGCCGCGCGGAGGTATGCCCCGGCCCATCGACGGAGCGTGGTGGCCCCGTTCGTACGACCTGCTCGCCGAACTTCCCCAGCTGCTCGCGGGGTTGCCCCGCGCGTGGGGTCACATCACCAGCGCCACGGTCAACGGAACGACATGGTCCGCCGTGCCCGGCCGGATGCTGGTCTTCAACCAGGTCGTACGACTGCGCAGGTCTCTCACGGCGTCCGCCCCGCACACCATCGTCCTGCTCGCCCCCGGCCGGGGCCGCTGGGACCTGCTGGTCGTGCCCCCGGACACACCCGAGGCGGCCGCGGAACCGCTCATGGCGGCCGCGGTCGTCGATCAGGTGTGA
- a CDS encoding acyl-CoA desaturase: MSPSPITPVPPAPPDTAPPPQAYDGTSAFPSDGPAPARDGGERLYVTVTALIVVLPFVALGLAGWLMWGSLIHPADIVLALVLYTITGLGVTVGFHRGLTHGGYRANRPVRIALAVAGSMSFQGDVIGWVATHRRHHAFTDRPGDPHSPYRYGTHLRGQLRGLLHAHVGWLFRNDRTPPERYAPDLLADRDIRAVDRAFPVLCALTLALPFGAGWLIGGTWMHALTALLWAGFIRIALLHHVTWSVNSLCHLIGERPFRTRRHDRATNLWPLALLSFGESWHNLHHADPTSARHGVDRGQIDPSAAVIRLFERLGWVHDVRWPSPDRVAARRV, translated from the coding sequence ATGTCACCCAGCCCCATCACGCCTGTTCCCCCGGCCCCGCCGGACACCGCCCCGCCGCCGCAGGCCTACGACGGGACGTCCGCCTTCCCGTCGGACGGTCCGGCGCCCGCGCGCGACGGCGGGGAGCGACTGTACGTCACGGTGACGGCGCTGATCGTCGTCCTGCCGTTCGTGGCGCTCGGCCTGGCCGGCTGGCTGATGTGGGGGAGTCTCATCCATCCCGCGGACATCGTCCTCGCGCTGGTCCTCTACACGATCACGGGCCTCGGAGTCACGGTCGGCTTCCACCGCGGCCTCACCCACGGCGGCTACCGGGCGAACCGTCCCGTGCGGATCGCACTCGCGGTCGCCGGTTCGATGAGCTTCCAGGGCGACGTCATCGGCTGGGTCGCCACGCACCGCCGCCACCACGCCTTCACCGACCGGCCCGGTGACCCGCACTCCCCGTACCGCTACGGCACGCATCTGCGCGGCCAGTTGCGCGGGCTGCTGCACGCGCACGTCGGCTGGCTGTTCCGCAACGACCGTACGCCGCCGGAGCGTTACGCCCCCGATCTCCTGGCCGACCGCGACATCCGCGCCGTCGACCGCGCCTTCCCGGTGCTGTGCGCGCTCACCCTCGCTCTGCCGTTCGGCGCCGGCTGGCTCATCGGCGGTACCTGGATGCACGCGCTGACGGCCCTGCTGTGGGCGGGATTCATCCGCATCGCGCTCCTCCACCACGTCACCTGGAGCGTCAACTCCCTGTGCCACCTGATCGGTGAGCGCCCGTTCCGCACCCGGCGCCACGACCGCGCCACCAACCTGTGGCCGCTCGCCCTGCTCTCCTTCGGCGAGAGCTGGCACAACCTCCATCACGCCGACCCCACCAGCGCCCGGCACGGCGTCGACCGCGGTCAGATCGACCCGTCGGCCGCCGTCATCCGCCTCTTCGAGCGGCTCGGATGGGTGCACGACGTGCGCTGGCCGAGTCCGGATCGCGTAGCGGCCCGCCGCGTCTGA
- a CDS encoding DUF5994 family protein produces the protein MNAPTGQRAAPDRALPAPLRLTLRPPTFPHGPVSGAWWPRSDDLSAELPALIQAFDTSRGRVTRLTAHRDTWTQAPCDLPVAGRTVKAAWLTSGFDPHTIRLFSYGVGHWDLLVVPPGTEAAAAARLMAAAADPALRRTATALLADEDGIPSASVT, from the coding sequence ATGAACGCGCCCACCGGTCAACGCGCCGCGCCCGACCGGGCCTTGCCCGCCCCCCTTCGCCTCACCCTGCGCCCGCCGACCTTTCCGCACGGCCCGGTGAGCGGCGCCTGGTGGCCCCGTTCCGACGACCTGTCGGCCGAACTCCCCGCCCTCATCCAGGCGTTCGACACCTCGCGGGGACGTGTCACGCGGCTGACCGCGCACCGCGACACGTGGACTCAGGCGCCGTGCGATCTGCCCGTCGCCGGCCGCACGGTGAAGGCCGCCTGGCTCACGTCCGGGTTCGACCCGCACACCATCCGGCTCTTCTCCTACGGCGTCGGCCACTGGGACCTGCTGGTCGTCCCGCCCGGGACCGAGGCGGCCGCGGCCGCACGGCTGATGGCGGCCGCGGCCGATCCCGCGCTGCGCCGTACCGCGACCGCGCTCCTGGCGGACGAGGACGGGATCCCCTCGGCATCTGTCACCTGA
- a CDS encoding ATP-binding protein: MRTRRRTHRRSVRVEYLLPDQAESAGRARRLTARFLARPGLGVTGLDASHIDDATLVVSELVTNATRHGGACRLCLQISDTRVTVEVYDGSPGRPRVRPLTAWGESGRGLAMVRCLAERLDVDPLGGGGNRVRAVLSL, translated from the coding sequence ATGCGTACGCGTCGGCGTACCCATCGGCGTTCCGTACGAGTCGAGTACCTGCTGCCCGACCAGGCAGAATCGGCGGGCCGGGCACGGAGGCTGACCGCGCGCTTCCTCGCCCGGCCGGGCCTCGGGGTGACGGGGCTCGACGCCTCACACATCGACGACGCGACGCTCGTCGTCTCCGAGCTGGTCACCAATGCCACCCGGCACGGCGGCGCCTGCCGCCTGTGTCTGCAGATCTCGGACACCCGGGTGACGGTCGAGGTCTATGACGGCAGCCCCGGGCGGCCACGCGTGCGACCACTGACGGCCTGGGGCGAGAGCGGACGAGGTCTCGCCATGGTGCGGTGCCTGGCGGAACGGCTCGATGTGGATCCGCTCGGTGGGGGTGGGAACAGGGTGCGCGCGGTGCTGTCCCTCTGA
- the bdeA gene encoding bis(hydroxyethyl) terephthalate hydrolase translates to MSDDPETSRSAHTPHRHHRRRRSGRLASGVATAAALIGLLTSQTGGAQAADNPYERGPAPTTSSIEAARGPYAVSETSVSRLAVSGFGGGTIYYPTSTADGTFGAIAVSPGFTAYQSSIAWLGPRLASQGFVVFTIDTLTTSDQPGSRGTQLLAALDYLVDRSTVRGRIDAGRLGVMGHSMGGGGTLEAAKSRPSLQAAIPLTGWNLDKTWPEVRTPTLVVGADGDTIAPVATHSEPFYASLPSATDRAYLELRGATHFTPNTSNTTIAKYSISWLKRFIDNDTRYEQFLCPLPAVSLTIAESRGNCPHTS, encoded by the coding sequence ATGAGTGACGACCCAGAGACCTCCCGTTCCGCGCACACCCCGCACCGCCACCACCGACGCCGCCGTTCCGGGCGCCTCGCCTCCGGCGTCGCCACGGCCGCCGCGCTCATCGGCCTGCTGACCTCGCAGACCGGTGGAGCCCAGGCGGCCGACAACCCGTACGAGCGGGGCCCCGCGCCCACCACCTCGAGCATCGAGGCCGCCCGCGGCCCCTACGCCGTCTCGGAGACCAGCGTGTCGCGACTCGCTGTCAGTGGCTTCGGCGGCGGCACCATCTACTACCCGACCAGCACCGCCGACGGCACTTTCGGAGCGATCGCGGTGTCACCCGGGTTCACCGCCTACCAGTCCTCCATCGCCTGGCTCGGCCCGCGACTCGCCTCCCAGGGCTTCGTCGTCTTCACGATCGACACCCTGACCACCTCCGACCAACCGGGCAGCCGCGGCACCCAGTTGCTGGCCGCACTGGACTACCTGGTGGACCGCAGCACGGTCCGGGGCCGCATCGACGCCGGGCGCCTGGGAGTGATGGGCCACTCCATGGGCGGCGGCGGCACCCTCGAAGCGGCCAAGTCCCGCCCCTCGCTCCAGGCCGCCATCCCGTTGACCGGCTGGAACCTGGACAAGACCTGGCCGGAGGTCAGGACTCCCACCCTGGTCGTCGGCGCCGACGGGGACACCATCGCGCCGGTGGCGACCCACTCCGAGCCGTTCTACGCGAGCCTGCCCTCCGCCACCGACCGCGCCTACCTCGAGCTGCGGGGCGCGACCCACTTCACCCCGAACACGTCCAACACGACGATCGCGAAGTACAGCATTTCCTGGCTGAAGCGGTTCATCGACAACGACACCCGCTACGAGCAGTTCCTGTGCCCGCTGCCGGCCGTCAGCCTCACGATCGCCGAGTCCCGCGGCAACTGCCCGCACACCTCCTGA
- a CDS encoding LuxR C-terminal-related transcriptional regulator — MRVNDETRGVSSARTDTAAHRALAHGRELLRDGPVADACSALLRAAAGLRETDPPLARRALLAAASAAWAAGDRDSYRRVFTVGPCHACGAGSEATLCAEGCPEAAWRSHRIGMSAMVEGDFRRARAVLEPRLRQVTTRAETNELREAGEVALLLGRLPTARRLLGLALASARSAGAEARVPGILAHLAYAELREGRHPQASAHAEEGVALARRLGQRNVAADLSAVRALVLSIAGDLPTVRARIADVLAVAQPHGLAQAAFLAEWAQARAELGAGKVERAAARLAPLVRPGARQGHFGLWFLAVPCFVEACVLSDRVLDATEMVDLFAGWADLGADPQAPAQLARCRALVAPADRSEELYRSALAHHEQASGPYEHARTQLAFGMWLRRRRRPTEARTQLRDALMGFERCGAVLWAGRAGAELRAAGEVAGTGEAGVLSSLTPQQVRIARDVARGATNKEIAAELSISIRTVEYHLRNVFAQLGVRSRTGLAHLMANVGEDQGRAEPGPV, encoded by the coding sequence ATGCGTGTGAACGACGAGACCCGCGGCGTCTCCTCGGCCCGCACCGACACGGCAGCCCACCGTGCCCTCGCGCACGGTCGTGAACTGCTGCGGGACGGACCCGTGGCGGATGCCTGCTCGGCGCTGCTGCGTGCCGCCGCGGGGCTGCGCGAAACGGACCCGCCGCTGGCCCGCCGCGCCCTGCTGGCAGCGGCATCGGCGGCCTGGGCGGCCGGTGACCGCGACAGCTACCGACGCGTTTTCACGGTGGGCCCCTGCCACGCCTGCGGGGCCGGCAGCGAGGCCACGCTCTGTGCCGAGGGATGCCCCGAGGCCGCTTGGAGGTCCCATCGCATCGGGATGAGCGCGATGGTGGAAGGGGACTTCCGACGTGCCCGCGCGGTCCTGGAGCCGCGGTTGCGGCAGGTCACGACCCGGGCGGAGACGAACGAGCTCCGCGAGGCCGGCGAGGTGGCCCTCCTGCTGGGCCGGCTCCCCACCGCGCGCCGGCTCCTGGGACTTGCCCTGGCGTCCGCGCGCTCCGCCGGAGCGGAGGCCAGGGTTCCGGGCATCCTGGCGCACCTCGCCTACGCCGAGTTGCGGGAGGGGCGCCACCCCCAGGCCAGTGCCCACGCGGAGGAAGGGGTGGCACTCGCGCGCAGACTCGGTCAGCGCAATGTCGCCGCCGACCTGTCGGCCGTGCGCGCTCTCGTGCTGTCGATCGCGGGTGACCTGCCCACGGTCCGTGCGCGGATCGCGGACGTCCTGGCCGTCGCGCAACCGCATGGGCTGGCCCAGGCCGCGTTTCTCGCGGAGTGGGCCCAGGCGCGGGCGGAACTGGGGGCGGGCAAGGTCGAGCGGGCGGCCGCCCGGCTGGCCCCGCTGGTCCGGCCCGGGGCCCGGCAGGGCCACTTCGGGCTGTGGTTCCTTGCCGTGCCGTGCTTCGTCGAAGCCTGTGTCCTGTCCGACCGGGTCCTTGACGCGACGGAGATGGTCGACCTGTTCGCCGGCTGGGCGGATCTCGGCGCCGACCCGCAGGCTCCGGCGCAGTTGGCGCGGTGCCGCGCTCTCGTCGCGCCCGCGGACCGGAGCGAGGAGCTGTACCGCAGCGCGCTCGCTCACCATGAGCAGGCATCCGGCCCGTACGAACACGCGCGCACCCAGCTGGCCTTCGGCATGTGGCTGCGTCGGCGGCGCCGGCCCACCGAGGCCCGTACGCAGTTGCGTGACGCGCTGATGGGTTTCGAACGCTGCGGTGCGGTGCTGTGGGCCGGGCGGGCCGGCGCGGAGCTGAGGGCGGCGGGCGAGGTGGCCGGGACCGGCGAGGCGGGGGTGCTGTCCTCGCTCACACCGCAGCAGGTACGCATCGCACGGGATGTGGCGCGCGGGGCGACGAACAAGGAGATCGCCGCGGAGCTGTCCATCAGCATCCGGACCGTCGAGTACCACCTGCGCAACGTGTTCGCGCAGCTGGGTGTCCGCTCGCGCACCGGCCTCGCCCATCTGATGGCGAACGTCGGCGAGGACCAGGGCCGGGCGGAGCCGGGACCGGTCTGA
- a CDS encoding PadR family transcriptional regulator, with protein MALEHAILVSLLEKPGSGYELARRFERSIGYFWTATHQQIYRVLKRMENDGWVDVRDVPQQGRPDKKEYSVADLGRAALSSWLHDPIEPDSVRHDLAVKIRGAAFDDPAALIHEVERHRQAHRARLEHYLAGEERDFTGPEASAAAAQEPLDAERELQHVVLRGGIAYERMMIDWLEDVLTTLTRFAPDH; from the coding sequence ATGGCGCTCGAACACGCGATCTTGGTGTCGCTCTTGGAGAAACCGGGGTCCGGCTATGAGCTGGCCCGGCGCTTCGAGCGGTCCATCGGCTACTTCTGGACCGCGACCCACCAGCAGATCTACCGCGTCCTCAAGCGCATGGAGAACGACGGCTGGGTCGACGTCCGGGACGTCCCGCAGCAGGGCCGGCCGGACAAGAAGGAGTACTCCGTCGCCGACCTCGGCCGGGCCGCGCTGTCCTCATGGCTGCACGATCCGATCGAGCCGGACAGCGTCCGCCACGACCTGGCGGTGAAGATCCGGGGAGCCGCCTTCGACGACCCGGCCGCCCTGATCCACGAGGTGGAGCGGCACCGGCAGGCGCACCGAGCCCGGCTGGAGCACTATCTCGCGGGCGAGGAGCGGGACTTCACGGGACCCGAGGCGAGCGCGGCCGCTGCGCAGGAGCCGCTGGACGCGGAGCGAGAGCTCCAGCACGTCGTACTGCGCGGCGGCATCGCGTACGAGCGCATGATGATCGACTGGCTGGAGGACGTGCTGACCACGCTGACCCGGTTCGCTCCGGACCACTGA
- a CDS encoding acyl-CoA dehydrogenase family protein, which translates to MADQLLFNPRTYDPAHFDPETRRLLRATVDWFEERGKRQLIEDYRTRAWLGDFLAFAAKENLFATFLTPASAAPQGAPDKRWDTARIAALNEILGFYGLDYWYAWQVTILGLGPVWQSENTAARDRAAELLDQGEVFAFGLSEKAHGADIYSTDMLLTPDSDGGFRATGSKYYIGNGNAAGLVSVFGRRTDVEGPDGYVFFAADSRHPNYHLVKNVVDSSKFVSEFRLEDYPVTAEDVLHTGRAAFDAALNTVNVGKFNLCTASIGICEHAMYEAVTHAHHRVLYGRPVTAFPHVRRELTDAYVRLVGMKLFSDRAVDYFRSAGPDDRRYLLFNPMTKMKVTTEGEKVIDLMWDVIAAKGFEKDNYFGQAAVEIRGLPKLEGTVHVNLALILKFLRSHLLDPAEYPSVPTRLDAADDDFLFRQGPARGLGSVRFHDWRPAFDAYAHLPNVARLREQADALCEFVATAGPDAEQSRDLDLVLSIGQLFALVVHGQLVLEQAALTGLDADVLDELFAVLVRDFSGHAVELHGKDSATEEQQEWALGSVRRPVVDPARTERVWQRVEALAGAYEMAP; encoded by the coding sequence ATGGCTGACCAACTGCTCTTCAACCCGCGCACCTACGACCCCGCGCACTTCGACCCCGAGACACGCCGCCTGCTGCGTGCCACCGTCGACTGGTTCGAGGAGCGCGGGAAGCGACAGCTGATCGAGGACTACCGGACCCGCGCCTGGCTCGGGGACTTCCTCGCCTTCGCCGCGAAGGAGAACCTGTTCGCCACGTTCCTGACACCGGCGTCCGCCGCACCGCAAGGCGCCCCGGACAAGCGGTGGGACACCGCCCGCATAGCCGCGCTCAACGAGATCCTCGGCTTCTACGGCCTGGACTACTGGTACGCCTGGCAGGTCACCATCCTCGGCCTCGGCCCGGTCTGGCAGAGCGAGAACACCGCGGCCCGCGACCGCGCCGCGGAACTCCTCGACCAGGGAGAGGTGTTCGCGTTCGGCCTGTCCGAGAAGGCCCACGGCGCCGACATCTACTCCACCGACATGCTCCTGACGCCCGACAGCGATGGCGGCTTCCGCGCCACCGGCTCCAAGTACTACATCGGCAACGGCAACGCCGCCGGACTCGTCTCCGTCTTCGGCCGCCGCACCGACGTCGAGGGCCCCGACGGCTACGTGTTCTTCGCCGCCGACAGCCGTCACCCGAACTACCACCTGGTCAAGAACGTCGTCGACTCGTCGAAGTTCGTCAGCGAGTTCCGCCTGGAGGACTACCCCGTCACGGCCGAGGACGTCCTGCACACCGGCCGCGCCGCCTTCGACGCCGCACTCAACACGGTCAACGTCGGCAAGTTCAACCTGTGCACCGCCTCCATCGGCATCTGCGAACACGCGATGTACGAGGCCGTCACCCACGCCCACCACCGCGTCCTGTACGGCCGCCCCGTCACCGCCTTCCCGCACGTGCGCCGCGAGCTGACCGACGCGTACGTCCGGCTCGTCGGCATGAAGCTGTTCAGCGACCGCGCCGTCGACTACTTCCGCTCGGCCGGCCCCGACGACCGCCGCTACCTGCTCTTCAACCCGATGACGAAGATGAAGGTGACCACGGAGGGCGAGAAGGTCATCGACCTGATGTGGGACGTGATCGCCGCCAAGGGCTTCGAGAAGGACAACTACTTCGGCCAGGCGGCCGTGGAGATCCGCGGTCTGCCCAAGCTGGAGGGCACGGTCCACGTCAACCTGGCGCTGATCCTGAAGTTCCTGCGCAGCCACCTCCTCGACCCGGCCGAGTACCCGAGCGTGCCGACCCGCCTCGACGCGGCCGACGACGACTTCCTGTTCCGGCAGGGTCCGGCCCGCGGTCTGGGCTCGGTGCGCTTCCACGACTGGCGCCCCGCCTTCGACGCGTACGCGCATCTGCCCAACGTCGCCCGACTGCGCGAACAGGCCGACGCGCTCTGCGAGTTCGTCGCCACGGCGGGACCGGACGCGGAGCAGAGCCGCGACCTCGACCTCGTCCTGTCCATCGGCCAGCTCTTCGCGCTCGTCGTGCACGGCCAGCTCGTCCTGGAGCAGGCCGCCCTGACCGGACTCGACGCGGACGTGCTCGACGAACTCTTCGCCGTCCTCGTGCGGGACTTCTCCGGGCACGCCGTCGAACTGCACGGCAAGGACTCGGCGACCGAGGAGCAGCAGGAGTGGGCCCTGGGCTCGGTCCGCCGACCGGTCGTCGACCCGGCCCGCACGGAGCGCGTCTGGCAGCGGGTCGAGGCGCTGGCCGGCGCGTACGAGATGGCCCCGTAG
- a CDS encoding alpha/beta hydrolase codes for MAATTLAVAALPVTGLPAQAASDPLARYHHQRLDWKSCVRGPDDATGKELEQAGARCADVTVPLDYGAPDGRTITVAISRIRATDTARRVGPLLLNGGGPSGQTLGDPPWVSKAMKDVAARYDVVGVDPRFVGRSTPLDCEWPTGSAFRSAGVDRAGFDRVAAFSQDLAQLCRRHEGDVLPFVTTRNTARDMDVIRAALGERRISYLGYSYGSYLGEVYATMFPRRTDRVVLDGVLDPARYGPRLLKGTEKANRHALEGWASWAAARDTTYGLGRTRGAVLAAVDRVQATAARTPLRLGDHAVDEHVMPLVVFNGLSQDNDAAYGDFAQGMRDLLRAADGHPVTPSPWLAEVLGFELTGTDSHYGSVQSAILCGDVAAPRDPEVYWRDVQRARAKDPLLGPVTYNLSPCTFWDRPRERPTTIRDDLPALLVNATGDPRTTYEGATAVRRMWHSSRLVTLRGADQHAVYGVYGTPCVDATVNAYLATGRLPATDVTCDAPAR; via the coding sequence CTGGCCGCCACCACTCTCGCCGTGGCCGCGTTACCCGTGACGGGCCTCCCGGCGCAGGCGGCCTCCGACCCTCTCGCCCGCTACCACCACCAGCGCCTCGACTGGAAGAGCTGTGTGCGCGGCCCGGACGACGCGACCGGCAAGGAGCTGGAGCAGGCGGGCGCCAGGTGCGCCGACGTGACCGTGCCGTTGGACTACGGTGCCCCCGACGGCCGTACGATCACCGTCGCGATCTCCCGGATCCGCGCCACCGACACCGCCCGCCGTGTCGGCCCGCTGCTGCTCAACGGCGGTGGCCCCAGCGGGCAGACGCTCGGCGACCCGCCGTGGGTGAGCAAGGCGATGAAGGACGTCGCGGCACGGTACGACGTGGTGGGCGTGGACCCCCGCTTCGTGGGCCGCAGCACCCCGCTGGACTGTGAGTGGCCGACCGGCTCCGCGTTCCGCAGCGCGGGCGTCGACCGCGCCGGGTTCGACCGCGTGGCGGCCTTCTCCCAGGACCTCGCCCAGCTCTGCCGGCGGCACGAGGGCGATGTGCTGCCGTTCGTCACCACCCGCAACACCGCACGCGACATGGACGTCATCCGCGCCGCGCTCGGCGAGCGGCGGATCTCCTATCTCGGGTACTCGTACGGCAGTTACCTCGGCGAGGTGTACGCCACGATGTTCCCCCGCCGCACCGACCGGGTCGTCCTGGACGGTGTCCTGGACCCGGCCCGGTACGGTCCCCGGCTGCTGAAGGGCACCGAGAAGGCCAACCGCCACGCGCTGGAGGGCTGGGCCTCGTGGGCCGCCGCCCGGGACACCACGTACGGTCTGGGTCGTACCCGTGGCGCGGTGCTGGCCGCCGTGGACCGTGTCCAGGCCACCGCGGCCCGCACCCCGCTGCGGCTCGGGGACCACGCGGTGGACGAGCACGTCATGCCTCTTGTCGTCTTCAACGGCCTCTCGCAGGACAACGACGCCGCCTACGGGGACTTCGCCCAGGGGATGCGGGACCTGCTGCGCGCGGCGGACGGGCACCCGGTGACCCCTTCCCCGTGGCTCGCCGAGGTCCTCGGGTTCGAGCTGACCGGCACCGACTCCCACTACGGCAGCGTCCAGTCCGCGATCCTGTGCGGGGACGTCGCGGCCCCGCGGGACCCGGAGGTCTACTGGCGTGACGTCCAGCGGGCCCGCGCGAAGGACCCGCTGCTCGGGCCCGTGACGTACAACCTCAGCCCCTGCACCTTCTGGGACCGGCCCCGCGAACGCCCGACCACCATCCGGGACGACCTCCCGGCCCTCCTCGTCAACGCCACCGGCGACCCGCGCACCACCTACGAGGGCGCCACAGCGGTGCGGCGGATGTGGCACTCCTCGCGCCTGGTCACCCTGCGCGGGGCCGACCAGCACGCGGTGTACGGCGTCTACGGCACCCCGTGCGTCGACGCCACGGTCAACGCCTACCTCGCCACCGGCCGCCTCCCGGCCACGGACGTCACCTGCGACGCGCCCGCCCGGTGA
- a CDS encoding diacylglycerol/lipid kinase family protein: MNTARSTHVTEPDGSDKRARALARLALLCVAGAVASVAAGADRLLILLLGLGGLGVAGAGLWWALAHRGLARVCGALLAVGAPVGVLVLYAVSGLWVVAVAALGAWMAALACARSALRRRRRPHGMRSRSARPPGRPVLIMNPRSGGGKVGEHKLVERAEALGARVILLDLDTRPDPAALARQAVADGADLLGVAGGDGTQALVAEVAAAHDVPFMVLAAGTRNHFAMDLGLDRADPAAGLDALSDGVELRVDLGDVAGLPFVNTVSFGAYAEIVQSPDYRDAKAITVLDQLPDLLLGEAAAQLEAQADGERLPVPQALLVSNNPYARADPLGAGRRERLDAGRLGVLAVRIEGAAQAAELALRGERASGITSLTARQVTVTADTDLIAVAVDGEALTLPPPVVCAVRPGVLRVRVPRHRPGASYTAPSVDWRRIVHLALDRTPPSTRTTQEQSDV; encoded by the coding sequence ATGAACACGGCCCGCTCGACGCACGTCACGGAGCCTGACGGCTCCGACAAACGGGCGCGCGCTCTGGCCAGACTCGCCCTGCTGTGTGTGGCGGGTGCCGTCGCGTCCGTGGCGGCGGGCGCGGACCGACTGCTGATTCTGCTGCTGGGCCTGGGCGGGCTGGGAGTGGCCGGCGCTGGCCTGTGGTGGGCGCTCGCGCACCGGGGGCTGGCGCGTGTGTGCGGCGCTCTGCTGGCCGTGGGTGCTCCGGTGGGCGTGCTCGTCCTGTACGCCGTCTCTGGTCTGTGGGTCGTCGCGGTGGCGGCACTGGGGGCGTGGATGGCGGCGCTGGCCTGCGCCAGAAGTGCGTTGCGCCGTCGGCGCAGGCCGCACGGCATGCGCTCGCGTTCAGCCCGGCCGCCCGGCCGACCGGTGCTGATCATGAATCCGCGTTCCGGGGGCGGCAAGGTCGGCGAGCACAAACTGGTGGAGCGGGCGGAAGCGCTCGGCGCCCGCGTCATTCTGCTCGACCTCGACACCCGCCCCGATCCGGCGGCGCTCGCCCGCCAAGCCGTCGCGGACGGCGCTGATCTGCTCGGGGTGGCCGGCGGCGACGGCACGCAGGCCCTGGTGGCGGAGGTGGCCGCCGCACACGACGTACCGTTCATGGTCCTGGCCGCCGGGACCCGCAACCACTTCGCGATGGACCTGGGCCTGGACCGCGCCGACCCCGCCGCCGGCCTCGACGCGCTGTCCGACGGTGTGGAACTCCGCGTGGATCTGGGCGACGTGGCCGGGCTGCCGTTCGTCAACACGGTCTCCTTCGGGGCGTACGCCGAGATCGTGCAGAGCCCCGACTACCGCGACGCCAAGGCGATCACCGTCCTCGACCAGCTGCCGGACCTGCTGCTCGGCGAGGCAGCGGCGCAGCTGGAGGCCCAGGCCGATGGGGAGCGACTACCGGTTCCGCAGGCCTTGCTGGTGAGCAACAACCCCTACGCGCGGGCCGACCCGCTCGGCGCCGGGCGCAGAGAACGCCTCGACGCCGGCCGGCTCGGAGTGCTCGCCGTCCGGATCGAGGGTGCCGCCCAGGCCGCCGAACTGGCGTTGCGGGGCGAACGGGCCAGCGGCATCACCTCGCTGACGGCACGTCAGGTGACCGTCACGGCCGACACCGACCTCATCGCCGTGGCCGTCGACGGTGAGGCGCTGACCCTGCCCCCGCCGGTCGTGTGCGCGGTCCGCCCCGGTGTCCTGCGGGTCCGGGTGCCCCGGCACCGGCCCGGCGCGTCCTACACGGCTCCGTCCGTGGACTGGCGGCGCATCGTCCACCTCGCCCTCGACCGAACTCCCCCATCCACCCGCACGACGCAGGAGCAGAGTGATGTCTGA
- a CDS encoding phosphatase PAP2 family protein, which yields MSDRPQRHDGAPRALLRDLAALDQALYEAVKITDTPTLDHALRRLSAAADHSKISFAVAGLLALCPGRPRRAAALGVAAIGVASAGANLLGKKLVRRPRPHRAEDSPFPGRHVPMPASASFPSGHTASAVAFAAAVGPALPAATLPLGLLACAVGYSRVHTGVHYPGDVIAGAVLGTGAAAVILAASGWDRPRRLRLP from the coding sequence ATGTCTGACCGCCCGCAGCGCCATGACGGCGCCCCCCGAGCGCTGTTGCGTGATCTCGCCGCCCTCGACCAGGCGCTGTACGAGGCAGTGAAGATCACCGACACTCCGACCCTGGACCACGCCCTGCGACGGCTGTCCGCGGCGGCGGACCACTCCAAGATCTCGTTCGCGGTCGCCGGGCTGCTGGCGCTGTGCCCCGGCCGTCCCCGCCGTGCCGCGGCCCTGGGCGTCGCGGCCATCGGGGTGGCCTCGGCCGGGGCGAACCTGCTCGGCAAGAAGCTGGTACGCCGGCCCCGGCCCCATCGGGCCGAGGACTCGCCCTTCCCCGGGCGGCACGTGCCCATGCCCGCCTCCGCCTCCTTCCCCTCCGGCCACACCGCCTCGGCCGTCGCCTTCGCGGCCGCCGTGGGCCCCGCTCTCCCCGCCGCCACGCTTCCGCTGGGTCTGCTCGCCTGTGCCGTCGGCTACTCCCGTGTCCACACCGGTGTGCACTATCCGGGCGACGTGATCGCGGGCGCCGTGCTCGGCACCGGCGCGGCGGCCGTCATCCTCGCCGCGTCCGGCTGGGACCGTCCTCGCCGGCTCCGGCTGCCCTGA